A genomic window from Lentibacter algarum includes:
- a CDS encoding cyclopropane-fatty-acyl-phospholipid synthase family protein — protein MILTETKGQTDLPRYFARVFALAQQMPVGRLDVVLADGRRFRAEGATAGPVAEVHIHDPDVFARLIREGELGFCDAYLDEGWSSPDLQAFLDLMNSGNEILYRGFPGKGLVKAFERLRHLMRSNSKGQARKNISYHYDLGNAFYAQWLDASMTYSSALFETGQESFESAQRAKYAALVDALNVKAGDHVLEIGCGWGGFAEYAAGECGLRVTGLTISAEQLKYAEERIEKAGLSHLVKLKMQDYRDETGQYDGIASIEMFEAVGEKYWPVYFDKVRACLKPKARASLQIITLEEERFKIYRKGVDFIQKYIFPGGMLPSKTALRAEIAHAGLTETKVLEFGESYSQTLRRWHERFNGAWGEIAPMGFDERFRRMWNFYLTSCAASFHGGNCDVVQITIEKLD, from the coding sequence ATGATATTGACAGAAACCAAAGGTCAGACCGATCTGCCAAGGTACTTTGCGCGCGTGTTCGCGTTGGCCCAACAGATGCCCGTGGGGCGTTTGGATGTGGTGTTGGCTGATGGACGGCGGTTTCGCGCAGAAGGTGCGACGGCGGGGCCTGTGGCGGAGGTCCATATTCACGACCCAGATGTGTTTGCACGCCTTATTCGCGAAGGCGAACTTGGATTTTGTGACGCCTATCTTGATGAAGGGTGGTCATCTCCCGACCTTCAAGCTTTTCTTGACCTGATGAATTCGGGCAACGAAATCCTCTATCGCGGTTTTCCGGGAAAGGGGCTTGTGAAGGCCTTTGAAAGGCTGCGCCATTTGATGCGCTCCAACAGCAAGGGGCAGGCGCGAAAGAACATTTCGTATCATTATGATCTGGGCAATGCCTTTTATGCTCAATGGCTTGACGCGAGCATGACGTATTCGAGCGCATTGTTTGAGACTGGACAGGAGAGTTTCGAGAGTGCGCAGCGCGCAAAATATGCTGCTCTTGTGGATGCTTTGAACGTCAAGGCTGGCGACCATGTGTTGGAGATTGGCTGTGGTTGGGGCGGGTTTGCTGAATATGCTGCGGGCGAGTGTGGTCTGCGCGTCACGGGGTTAACTATCAGTGCAGAGCAATTGAAGTACGCCGAAGAGCGTATTGAAAAGGCTGGTCTTTCTCATCTTGTTAAACTGAAAATGCAAGATTACCGAGACGAGACTGGACAGTATGACGGGATCGCTTCTATCGAGATGTTTGAGGCTGTTGGCGAAAAGTACTGGCCTGTTTACTTTGATAAAGTGAGAGCGTGTTTGAAGCCTAAAGCGCGAGCAAGCTTGCAGATCATCACGTTGGAAGAAGAGCGCTTCAAAATCTACCGTAAGGGCGTGGATTTCATCCAGAAATACATTTTTCCCGGCGGTATGCTGCCATCAAAGACCGCTTTGCGGGCGGAAATAGCGCACGCCGGGCTGACTGAAACAAAGGTTCTTGAGTTTGGGGAAAGTTACTCGCAAACGCTTCGCCGTTGGCATGAACGTTTTAATGGCGCGTGGGGTGAAATCGCGCCGATGGGCTTTGATGAGCGCTTTCGCAGAATGTGGAATTTTTACCTAACCTCTTGCGCCGCGTCGTTTCATGGCGGTAACTGCGATGTAGTTCAGATAACAATTGAAAAGTTAGACTAG
- a CDS encoding TrgA family protein, protein MPTAARLLSAVCLAIIAYVVSKMVMVGMLAQEPDLNFGRFREINVFIAASVGWTMLGARVGNPYSVSLGLGLTAIAAAVFWCLFAHAFWEMLQMSMDRKFDGPMEALIGAVQLAIEYSAELLRVNVVITLVVGGLFGGLFAEFISRRWR, encoded by the coding sequence ATGCCCACTGCCGCCAGATTGCTTTCAGCCGTATGTCTCGCCATTATCGCTTACGTTGTTAGTAAAATGGTCATGGTGGGAATGTTGGCACAAGAGCCTGATCTTAACTTTGGACGCTTTCGTGAGATCAATGTTTTTATCGCGGCTTCAGTGGGCTGGACCATGCTCGGCGCACGCGTTGGCAATCCATATAGTGTTTCTCTGGGATTGGGTCTGACGGCTATCGCCGCAGCGGTGTTTTGGTGTCTCTTTGCGCATGCCTTTTGGGAAATGTTGCAGATGTCGATGGACCGTAAGTTTGATGGGCCGATGGAGGCTCTTATCGGCGCGGTGCAGTTGGCGATTGAATATTCGGCCGAACTTTTGCGGGTCAATGTTGTGATTACCTTGGTGGTGGGTGGCCTTTTTGGGGGCCTTTTTGCTGAGTTTATAAGCCGCCGCTGGCGCTAA
- a CDS encoding NUDIX domain-containing protein produces the protein MKQVFLYGTLRHLGLLEIVLGHVPHDRLSAVSLDGYRVARAEGHDFPLILEQTGSYCDGLLLSEVTPEEQARLDYYELGFGYRLLPVEIAGQEALVYFPEPDLWQAAELWNLAEWSALHWPVTQHSAREIMGLMGQVAPHELGRYFGRIRARAYSTFLAQSNPSPATLRAAHSIESVTLHGGRLSHIGYFRTDTLRLSHPRYDGRQSDEMEREVFLTGDAALVLPYDPVRDRVLIIEQFRMGPLGRGDPLPWTLEPIAGRVDLGEMPEEAARRECVEEAGLILGQLEPVASYYPSPGEVSTYFHTFIGLCDLPDSVAGMGGLESEAEDIKSHVLSFDAAEALMKTGEINIGPLLHLLLWLKIERERLRAG, from the coding sequence GTGAAACAGGTCTTTTTATACGGAACGCTCCGGCACTTGGGGCTGCTTGAGATTGTCTTGGGGCATGTGCCGCACGACCGATTGAGCGCAGTGTCCCTTGATGGTTATCGTGTTGCGCGGGCCGAGGGGCATGATTTTCCACTCATTCTTGAGCAAACGGGAAGCTATTGCGACGGTTTGTTGCTGAGCGAGGTTACCCCTGAAGAGCAGGCGCGGCTTGATTACTATGAGCTTGGCTTTGGATATCGCCTTTTGCCCGTTGAGATTGCTGGGCAAGAAGCTCTGGTTTACTTTCCTGAGCCAGATCTCTGGCAAGCTGCCGAGCTTTGGAATCTTGCGGAATGGAGCGCTCTGCATTGGCCTGTGACACAACACTCGGCGCGCGAGATTATGGGATTGATGGGGCAGGTGGCTCCACATGAATTGGGGCGCTACTTCGGACGGATCAGAGCGCGCGCCTATTCGACCTTTCTTGCACAAAGTAACCCAAGCCCTGCGACACTGCGAGCGGCGCATTCCATCGAGAGCGTAACTCTGCACGGCGGGCGTTTGAGCCATATCGGGTATTTTCGAACCGATACGTTGCGCCTAAGCCATCCTCGTTACGACGGAAGGCAAAGCGATGAGATGGAGCGTGAAGTGTTTCTGACTGGGGACGCTGCACTCGTTTTGCCTTATGATCCTGTGCGAGATCGGGTTTTGATTATTGAACAGTTTCGCATGGGGCCCTTGGGGCGCGGTGACCCACTGCCCTGGACACTTGAGCCGATTGCGGGGCGCGTGGATCTTGGGGAAATGCCAGAAGAGGCGGCTCGGCGGGAGTGTGTCGAGGAAGCAGGGCTCATCTTGGGCCAGCTTGAGCCTGTCGCGTCCTACTACCCGTCTCCTGGAGAGGTCAGCACATATTTCCATACATTTATCGGTTTGTGCGATTTGCCCGATAGTGTCGCGGGAATGGGTGGCCTTGAGAGCGAGGCTGAAGACATTAAAAGCCACGTTCTGAGTTTTGATGCGGCGGAAGCATTGATGAAAACCGGCGAGATAAATATCGGGCCTCTTTTGCACTTGTTGCTCTGGCTTAAGATAGAGCGAGAAAGGC